In Moorella sp. Hama-1, a single genomic region encodes these proteins:
- the minE gene encoding cell division topological specificity factor MinE has protein sequence MLEFLLRFFGRETASSKKVAKERLRLVLVHDRAGVSPHLLESLKNDLIKVISDYMDIDTNGLEVSLTQENDAVALVANIPILRVKRTFKTIQEPALKA, from the coding sequence GTGTTGGAGTTTTTGCTGCGCTTTTTTGGGCGGGAAACTGCAAGCAGTAAGAAGGTGGCCAAGGAACGGTTACGCCTGGTGCTGGTCCATGACCGGGCCGGTGTCTCCCCCCACCTCCTCGAATCCCTTAAAAACGACCTGATTAAAGTTATCTCCGATTATATGGATATCGACACCAATGGTCTGGAGGTCAGCCTGACCCAGGAGAATGACGCGGTGGCCCTGGTAGCCAATATCCCCATCCTGCGGGTCAAACGTACCTTTAAGACCATCCAGGAACCGGCCCTGAAGGCTTGA
- the thiE gene encoding thiamine phosphate synthase, giving the protein MAWLYVISNRHQVVTGSLVDLAARLAGVDYLQLREKDLPAGELYNLARQIKEVLPAGTRLLVNDRLDVALAAGADGVHLGENSLPPAAARRLLGPDKILGVSVHSVEGARRAAAAGADYLLFGHIFTTASKAGLPPRGLTTLSEVAANVNIPVIALGGITVDRVTGCLAAGAGGVAVMSAVMAAREPAAAVTALRRALE; this is encoded by the coding sequence ATGGCCTGGCTATACGTTATTAGTAATCGCCATCAGGTGGTAACAGGTTCCCTGGTCGACCTGGCCGCTAGGCTCGCAGGCGTTGATTATTTACAGCTACGGGAAAAGGACCTGCCGGCCGGCGAGCTCTATAATCTCGCCCGGCAGATCAAAGAAGTCTTACCCGCGGGGACGCGCCTGCTGGTGAATGACCGCCTGGACGTCGCCCTGGCTGCCGGGGCCGACGGGGTCCATCTGGGGGAAAACTCCTTACCCCCGGCGGCGGCGCGCCGGCTCCTGGGCCCGGATAAAATCCTGGGGGTCTCCGTCCATAGCGTCGAGGGCGCCAGGCGGGCGGCAGCCGCCGGGGCCGATTACCTGCTCTTTGGTCACATTTTTACCACGGCCTCCAAGGCGGGTCTCCCGCCCCGGGGATTGACGACCCTGTCGGAAGTTGCCGCCAATGTTAACATACCAGTCATCGCCCTGGGCGGGATTACTGTCGACCGGGTAACCGGGTGCCTGGCGGCCGGAGCCGGAGGAGTGGCCGTCATGTCGGCCGTGATGGCCGCCCGGGAGCCGGCGGCCGCTGTCACCGCCCTGCGCCGGGCCCTGGAATAA
- a CDS encoding HEPN domain-containing protein — MSIDLCRWRLEKAERTFKEGEQLPKVGSYNGAINRFYYAAFHAVRALLALKKLDSAKHSGVISLFNREFVKTGVISKEASKTLSAIFNMRSEADHDDFKSFSLQEATDARKAVRSLIDEASAYLATIS, encoded by the coding sequence GTGAGTATAGATTTATGCCGGTGGCGGCTGGAAAAGGCCGAAAGGACCTTCAAAGAAGGAGAACAGCTTCCAAAAGTTGGCTCTTACAATGGCGCCATTAACCGCTTTTATTACGCGGCCTTTCATGCTGTGAGGGCACTGCTGGCTCTGAAAAAGCTGGATTCAGCAAAACATAGCGGTGTTATATCATTGTTTAACCGTGAGTTTGTGAAAACGGGAGTAATAAGCAAAGAAGCGAGTAAAACCCTGTCTGCGATTTTTAACATGCGTTCTGAGGCTGATCATGATGACTTTAAGAGTTTCAGCCTTCAGGAAGCCACGGATGCAAGAAAAGCAGTACGATCTTTAATCGACGAAGCGTCCGCATATTTGGCGACTATATCTTAA
- a CDS encoding nucleotidyltransferase family protein has product MVTMKKNISGKIDKAIKEFCELLKQQLGGKLLRTRLFGSVARGTATPESDIDILVVVENEDKLAREIVIEAAVDINLKYDVVISPIIMSAARYSGPLFQETFFYKSIQEEGIPL; this is encoded by the coding sequence ATGGTGACCATGAAAAAGAATATATCCGGTAAGATTGATAAGGCGATCAAGGAGTTTTGTGAACTTTTGAAGCAACAGTTGGGTGGAAAACTTCTTAGAACTCGCCTATTTGGTTCGGTAGCCAGGGGTACTGCTACACCGGAGTCGGATATTGATATTCTTGTTGTTGTAGAAAACGAGGATAAGCTTGCCAGGGAAATAGTAATCGAAGCAGCAGTAGATATTAATTTAAAGTATGACGTTGTAATCTCGCCAATAATCATGTCAGCAGCACGTTATTCAGGTCCACTGTTCCAGGAGACTTTTTTCTATAAGTCCATCCAGGAAGAGGGGATACCTCTGTGA
- the groES gene encoding co-chaperone GroES, with amino-acid sequence MLKPLADRVVIKVLSGEEKTQGGIVLPDTAKEKPQEGEVIAVGPGKILDNGSRVAPEVKKGDVVVFAKYSGTEVKYEGQEYLIIRDSDILAVKE; translated from the coding sequence ATGCTCAAACCACTTGCCGACCGGGTAGTCATCAAGGTTCTATCCGGCGAGGAAAAAACCCAGGGAGGTATTGTCTTACCGGATACCGCCAAGGAAAAGCCCCAGGAAGGGGAAGTTATCGCCGTCGGTCCGGGCAAAATCCTGGATAATGGCAGCCGCGTAGCGCCGGAAGTTAAAAAGGGCGATGTGGTGGTATTTGCCAAGTACAGCGGCACAGAAGTTAAGTATGAAGGCCAGGAATACCTGATCATCCGCGACAGCGATATCCTGGCAGTTAAAGAATAA
- a CDS encoding septum site-determining protein MinC — MFSANEGETGVGTSQGAARPVTRAQPGPDNHTFLVCRTVRSGQVIKCPGNVVVMGDVHPGGEIIAAGHVIIMGTLKGVVHAGAEGFEGAVVLAFRLQPTQLRIAGYISRAPDDGDSTGAGGPEMARVQEAAVVIEKYQPGNEKRWLNQA; from the coding sequence GTGTTTTCTGCCAATGAAGGCGAAACCGGGGTAGGCACTTCTCAAGGGGCAGCGCGACCAGTTACCAGGGCCCAGCCCGGGCCGGACAACCATACCTTTCTGGTTTGTCGCACGGTACGTTCGGGGCAGGTCATCAAGTGTCCCGGTAACGTGGTGGTCATGGGGGATGTGCACCCGGGGGGTGAAATAATAGCTGCCGGCCATGTTATTATCATGGGTACCCTGAAGGGTGTAGTTCACGCCGGTGCCGAGGGGTTTGAGGGGGCTGTCGTCCTGGCCTTCCGCCTGCAGCCCACCCAGCTGCGGATCGCCGGCTACATCAGCAGGGCCCCCGACGACGGCGACAGCACCGGGGCCGGGGGGCCGGAAATGGCCCGGGTGCAGGAGGCCGCTGTGGTTATTGAAAAGTACCAGCCCGGTAACGAGAAACGCTGGTTAAACCAAGCCTGA
- the minD gene encoding septum site-determining protein MinD has protein sequence MGEVIVITSGKGGVGKTTTTANLGTGLANLGKKVVLVDTDIGLRNLDVVMGLENRIVYDLIDVVEGRCRLKQALIKDKRLENLYLLPANQTRDKTAVSRQQMIDLTSQLREEFEFVLIDCPAGIEMGFKNAIAGAEKALVVTTPEVAAVRDADRIVGLLEAAEMEPPRLIINRLRPDMVRRGDMMDIEDMLEILAIDLIGVVPEDQYIVISTNRGEPAVLDRHSRAGQAYRNISRRLIGEEIPFVNWESGSLMARLKKLMGLG, from the coding sequence ATGGGCGAAGTGATCGTCATCACTTCCGGTAAGGGAGGGGTTGGCAAAACAACCACTACCGCCAACCTCGGTACCGGCCTGGCCAATCTGGGTAAAAAAGTAGTCCTGGTGGATACCGATATCGGTTTAAGGAACCTGGACGTGGTCATGGGCCTGGAAAACCGGATTGTCTATGACCTTATTGATGTTGTAGAAGGGCGCTGCCGCTTAAAGCAGGCCCTGATCAAAGATAAAAGGCTGGAAAACCTCTACCTTTTGCCGGCCAACCAGACCCGGGATAAGACGGCCGTCAGCCGCCAGCAGATGATCGACCTGACCTCCCAACTGCGGGAGGAGTTTGAGTTCGTCCTCATTGACTGCCCGGCAGGTATTGAGATGGGTTTCAAAAACGCCATAGCCGGCGCCGAAAAAGCCCTGGTGGTTACGACCCCGGAGGTGGCCGCCGTCCGGGATGCCGACCGCATCGTCGGCCTGCTGGAGGCAGCGGAAATGGAGCCGCCCCGCCTGATTATCAACCGTCTGCGGCCGGATATGGTCCGCCGGGGTGATATGATGGATATCGAGGACATGCTGGAGATCCTGGCCATTGATCTCATCGGGGTGGTACCGGAAGACCAGTACATCGTCATTTCGACCAACCGGGGTGAACCGGCCGTCCTGGACAGACATTCCCGGGCCGGTCAGGCCTATCGTAATATTTCCCGGCGCCTGATTGGGGAAGAGATACCCTTTGTTAACTGGGAAAGTGGCAGCTTAATGGCCCGGTTGAAAAAACTCATGGGCCTGGGCTAG
- the rodA gene encoding rod shape-determining protein RodA: MFERRMWRNLDYYFIGGIIALLAVGLLVLKSASANVMADPNFFVKKQFIWILLGLGGMACVLMVDYDQLKRYQLPLYALNILMLAAVALVGHEAKGAQRWIDLKFFLLQPSEFAKTITVITLACLLDKRQGGLNRWQDLLVPFLYVAVPLVLILKQPDLGTALVLLAILFGMLYVGGANLKLLLLIFGGGLLLVGLALFAHFHFGLPLPLQDYQMRRLVVFLNPYNDGKGGMGEGYHVIQSQIAIGSGGWWGVGLYQGSQVQLNFLPEHHTDFIFSVVGEELGFVRTVGIIALYFLTLYRMVRIAGQAKDMFGSLLVSGVASLFAFHILVNIGMTTGIMPVAGIPLPLFSYGGSAMLANMLALGLVLNVNLRRQKILF; encoded by the coding sequence ATGTTTGAACGCAGGATGTGGCGTAACCTCGATTACTATTTCATTGGCGGCATTATCGCCCTGCTGGCCGTTGGCCTGCTGGTTTTGAAGAGCGCTTCGGCCAACGTAATGGCCGATCCCAATTTCTTTGTCAAGAAGCAATTTATCTGGATTCTCCTGGGCCTGGGGGGCATGGCCTGCGTCCTGATGGTGGATTATGACCAGCTTAAGCGCTACCAGTTGCCCCTCTATGCCTTGAATATACTCATGCTGGCGGCGGTAGCTCTGGTCGGCCATGAAGCCAAGGGAGCCCAGCGCTGGATTGACCTGAAATTTTTCCTGCTCCAACCCTCGGAGTTTGCCAAGACCATTACCGTGATTACCCTGGCCTGTCTCCTGGATAAACGCCAGGGTGGGCTCAACCGCTGGCAGGATCTGCTAGTCCCCTTTCTTTATGTCGCCGTACCCCTGGTCTTGATTCTCAAACAACCTGACCTGGGCACGGCTCTGGTGCTTCTGGCCATCCTCTTTGGCATGCTCTATGTGGGCGGCGCCAACCTGAAATTGTTGCTCTTGATCTTTGGCGGCGGCTTGCTGCTGGTGGGCCTGGCCCTTTTCGCCCACTTCCACTTTGGCCTGCCCCTGCCTTTGCAGGATTACCAGATGCGGCGCCTGGTGGTCTTCTTGAACCCCTATAACGACGGCAAGGGTGGTATGGGGGAAGGCTACCACGTCATCCAGTCCCAGATTGCCATTGGTTCCGGCGGCTGGTGGGGCGTCGGCCTGTACCAGGGCTCCCAGGTGCAGCTGAACTTCCTGCCCGAGCACCACACGGACTTTATCTTCTCAGTGGTAGGCGAGGAACTGGGGTTCGTGCGGACGGTGGGGATTATCGCCCTGTACTTCCTGACCCTGTACCGCATGGTCCGCATCGCCGGCCAGGCCAAGGATATGTTTGGTTCCCTGCTGGTGAGCGGGGTGGCCTCCCTGTTTGCCTTTCACATCCTGGTCAACATTGGCATGACAACGGGCATCATGCCGGTGGCGGGCATACCTCTGCCCCTCTTCAGCTATGGCGGCAGCGCCATGCTGGCCAACATGCTCGCCCTGGGGCTGGTTCTCAATGTTAACCTCCGGCGGCAAAAAATACTTTTTTAG
- a CDS encoding P-II family nitrogen regulator, whose product MKMIRAIIRPEKSEEVVEALAGAGYVALTRMDVAGRGKQKGIHMGNVYYDELPKVMLMLVVEDNEVEEVLEIVLKTAATGSFGDGKIFISPVEEAYTVRTGAPGL is encoded by the coding sequence ATGAAAATGATCCGGGCCATTATTCGCCCCGAAAAAAGCGAGGAAGTAGTAGAGGCCCTGGCCGGGGCCGGTTATGTGGCCCTGACCAGGATGGATGTAGCCGGGCGGGGTAAGCAGAAAGGCATTCACATGGGTAACGTCTATTACGACGAACTGCCCAAGGTGATGCTCATGCTGGTAGTCGAGGATAACGAAGTGGAAGAAGTCCTGGAGATAGTTCTGAAAACGGCTGCCACCGGTAGCTTCGGTGACGGGAAGATCTTCATCAGCCCGGTGGAAGAGGCCTATACCGTGCGCACCGGTGCCCCGGGGTTATAA
- a CDS encoding P-II family nitrogen regulator, translated as MKEIIAIVRPNKITPTKEALAVLGFPALTACKVLGRGKQKGILGEVTFNVSPELQRQEGSMKYVPKRMISLVVADEDVPLVVAVLIKINRTGKVGDGRIFVCPVAEAVRIRTGERGQAAL; from the coding sequence TTGAAGGAGATTATAGCCATCGTCAGGCCCAATAAAATCACTCCCACTAAGGAAGCCCTGGCTGTCCTGGGTTTTCCCGCCCTGACCGCCTGTAAAGTACTGGGACGGGGGAAACAAAAGGGCATCCTGGGGGAAGTAACCTTCAATGTCAGCCCGGAACTGCAAAGGCAGGAAGGGTCCATGAAATATGTGCCCAAGAGAATGATCTCCCTGGTAGTGGCTGACGAAGACGTACCTCTGGTGGTGGCCGTATTAATAAAAATCAACCGTACCGGCAAAGTCGGAGACGGGCGCATCTTTGTCTGCCCGGTAGCAGAGGCGGTGCGGATACGTACGGGCGAAAGGGGCCAGGCAGCCCTGTGA
- the groL gene encoding chaperonin GroEL (60 kDa chaperone family; promotes refolding of misfolded polypeptides especially under stressful conditions; forms two stacked rings of heptamers to form a barrel-shaped 14mer; ends can be capped by GroES; misfolded proteins enter the barrel where they are refolded when GroES binds), with amino-acid sequence MAAKQLAFDVEARRSLEKGVSTVAQAVKVTLGPKGRNVVLERKFGSPVITKDGVTVAKEIELKDPYENMGAQLCREVASKTNDVAGDGTTTATVLAQAIMLEGLKNVAAGANPIFVKKGIDRAVETVVDEIKKISIPVESKESIAHVASIAANEKEIGELIADAMEKVGKDGVITVEESKGTATTVEVVEGMEFDRGYVSPYFVTNTEAMEAEFEEPYLLIHEKKISAINDLLPLLEKVVRTGKPLVIIAEDIEGEALATLVVNKLRGTLNCAAVKAPGFGDRRKAMMEDIAILTGGTFISEDLGVKLENIDLNMLGRAKKVKIAKEKTTIVEGYGKKEAVDGRVAQIKKQIEETDSDYDREKLQERLAKLAGGVAVIRVGAATETELKEKKHRVEDALAATRAAVEEGIVPGGGATLVHAIPAVDQIQAEGDEAVGIRIVRRALEEPLRQIAANAGLEGSVIVERVRSEKPGIGFDAVSEEYVDMIKAGIVDPAKVTRSALQNAASIAAMLLTTEAIIAEIPKEEKAPAMPPGGGMDY; translated from the coding sequence ATGGCTGCTAAACAGCTGGCCTTTGATGTGGAAGCCAGGCGGTCCCTGGAAAAAGGTGTTAGCACCGTTGCCCAGGCAGTTAAAGTCACCCTGGGCCCCAAGGGGCGCAACGTAGTTCTGGAGCGTAAATTCGGTTCCCCGGTAATTACCAAAGACGGGGTTACGGTGGCCAAGGAGATTGAGCTGAAGGACCCCTACGAAAACATGGGTGCCCAGCTCTGCCGGGAAGTTGCCTCCAAGACCAATGATGTGGCCGGTGATGGGACAACCACCGCTACGGTCCTGGCCCAGGCTATCATGCTGGAAGGCTTGAAGAATGTGGCTGCCGGCGCCAACCCCATCTTCGTTAAGAAGGGTATCGACCGGGCCGTGGAGACAGTGGTCGACGAGATCAAGAAGATCAGCATCCCGGTAGAATCCAAGGAAAGTATCGCCCATGTTGCCTCCATAGCGGCCAACGAAAAGGAAATCGGCGAACTCATTGCCGACGCCATGGAGAAGGTGGGCAAAGACGGCGTCATTACCGTCGAGGAATCCAAGGGTACCGCCACTACCGTCGAGGTCGTGGAAGGTATGGAGTTCGACCGAGGTTACGTGTCGCCGTACTTTGTAACCAATACTGAAGCCATGGAAGCCGAGTTCGAAGAGCCCTATTTACTTATCCATGAGAAGAAGATCTCGGCCATTAACGACCTGCTGCCCCTGCTGGAGAAGGTAGTGCGTACCGGCAAGCCCCTGGTCATTATCGCCGAGGATATCGAGGGCGAAGCCCTGGCCACCCTGGTGGTCAACAAACTGCGGGGCACCCTGAATTGCGCCGCCGTCAAAGCCCCTGGCTTTGGTGATCGCCGCAAGGCTATGATGGAGGATATCGCCATCCTCACCGGCGGCACCTTCATCTCCGAGGACTTGGGTGTCAAATTAGAGAACATTGACCTGAACATGCTCGGCCGGGCCAAGAAGGTCAAGATCGCCAAGGAGAAGACCACCATCGTCGAGGGTTACGGTAAGAAAGAAGCCGTCGACGGCCGGGTGGCCCAGATTAAGAAACAGATTGAAGAGACCGACTCCGACTATGACCGCGAGAAATTGCAGGAACGCCTGGCCAAACTGGCCGGCGGCGTAGCCGTCATCCGCGTCGGTGCCGCTACGGAGACAGAACTGAAGGAAAAGAAACACCGCGTTGAAGACGCCCTGGCAGCCACCCGGGCGGCCGTGGAAGAGGGTATTGTTCCCGGCGGCGGCGCCACCCTGGTCCATGCCATCCCGGCTGTGGATCAGATCCAGGCTGAGGGGGACGAAGCCGTGGGTATCCGGATCGTCCGCCGCGCCTTGGAGGAACCCCTGCGCCAGATTGCGGCCAACGCCGGTCTGGAAGGCTCGGTCATTGTGGAGCGGGTCCGCAGCGAGAAACCGGGTATCGGTTTCGACGCCGTCAGCGAGGAGTATGTGGATATGATCAAAGCTGGTATCGTTGACCCGGCCAAGGTCACCCGCAGCGCCCTGCAGAACGCGGCCAGCATTGCCGCCATGCTCCTGACCACCGAAGCCATCATCGCCGAGATTCCCAAAGAGGAAAAAGCGCCGGCCATGCCCCCCGGCGGCGGGATGGATTACTAG
- a CDS encoding M23 family metallopeptidase, which produces MRDNWDWEDIKGEPLGGWSGPGRSLPPSRLPRRWLRQAVIAGLLWLGITMLFRLDAPGARQLQVGLRHYLADPAADYTAVVAGVVRSGMWMDAYDRWVFHALKPGDSALPVTANPARPVMALPLSGKISRPYGQVGTGSEQQYFHNGIDIQAPGGTAVRAALDGRVVRVGQDPLLGQVVEIDHGRGLTTVYGTLGKVQVTRDQEVSRGSVIATLAGGKTAQLHFEVRQDGRAVDPGPYLENPAQI; this is translated from the coding sequence GTGCGTGATAACTGGGATTGGGAAGATATCAAGGGAGAACCCCTGGGCGGCTGGTCCGGGCCGGGCCGGAGCCTGCCACCGTCGCGGTTGCCCCGTCGCTGGCTCCGGCAGGCGGTCATCGCCGGCCTACTGTGGCTGGGTATCACCATGCTTTTCCGCCTGGATGCTCCCGGTGCCCGGCAGTTACAGGTGGGCTTGCGTCACTACCTGGCCGACCCGGCGGCCGATTACACCGCCGTGGTGGCCGGGGTGGTACGCTCCGGCATGTGGATGGATGCCTATGACCGCTGGGTTTTTCACGCCCTGAAGCCGGGGGATAGCGCCCTGCCGGTTACAGCCAATCCCGCGCGGCCGGTCATGGCCCTGCCCCTATCCGGGAAGATTAGTCGTCCCTACGGTCAAGTCGGCACCGGAAGCGAGCAGCAATACTTCCATAATGGTATTGATATCCAGGCCCCCGGGGGGACGGCCGTCAGGGCCGCCCTGGACGGGCGCGTCGTCCGGGTAGGGCAGGACCCTCTCCTGGGGCAGGTCGTGGAGATTGACCACGGCCGGGGTTTGACGACGGTCTACGGCACCCTGGGTAAGGTTCAGGTTACCAGGGACCAGGAGGTATCCCGGGGGTCGGTAATCGCCACCCTGGCCGGCGGTAAGACGGCGCAACTCCATTTCGAAGTGCGCCAGGATGGGCGGGCAGTAGATCCGGGCCCCTACCTGGAGAACCCGGCTCAAATTTAA
- a CDS encoding M50 family metallopeptidase has translation MRAGRWGSTTFILNDYFLLLLGLYFLVGVLPQALMLFTAVACHEGCHALVAARLGWQVKSVELFPFGGVARLYRPSGWRQQEEALIALAGPAASIFLAVIASLAVNLAGNPPAWLLFFSQVNLILALFNLWPGLPLDGGRIYRAWRARRAGLARATVEGAYGGQALAILLGAGSIIGFYLHLMDLQGLVLALFIFYIARQEGEMAPYMFWQDFWRRRGVRRQISPLKASKVFWLVADPGLPLSRVMRSFAPGSFNLVAIVGRQGGLEGIVTETEVLEELLSGGSATTLTSLLKGQKKN, from the coding sequence ATGCGTGCCGGCCGCTGGGGCTCGACAACCTTTATCCTTAACGACTATTTTCTGCTCCTCCTGGGCCTTTATTTCCTCGTGGGGGTTCTCCCCCAGGCCTTGATGCTCTTTACGGCCGTGGCCTGTCATGAAGGCTGTCACGCCCTGGTGGCCGCCCGCCTGGGCTGGCAGGTCAAGAGTGTGGAGCTCTTTCCCTTTGGCGGTGTGGCCCGCCTGTACAGGCCCTCGGGGTGGCGCCAGCAGGAGGAAGCCCTCATTGCCCTGGCCGGGCCGGCGGCCAGCATCTTCCTGGCAGTTATAGCGAGCCTGGCCGTTAACCTTGCTGGAAACCCGCCAGCCTGGCTCCTTTTTTTCAGCCAGGTCAACCTGATCCTGGCCCTCTTTAATCTCTGGCCGGGGTTGCCCCTGGACGGGGGGCGTATCTACCGGGCCTGGCGGGCCCGGCGGGCTGGCCTGGCCCGGGCTACGGTAGAGGGCGCTTACGGGGGGCAGGCGCTGGCCATTCTCCTGGGTGCAGGCAGCATCATCGGCTTTTACCTGCATCTGATGGATCTGCAGGGCCTGGTCCTGGCCCTCTTTATCTTTTATATCGCGCGGCAGGAAGGGGAGATGGCACCCTATATGTTCTGGCAGGATTTCTGGCGGCGGCGGGGTGTAAGGAGGCAAATTAGCCCCTTAAAGGCGAGCAAAGTCTTCTGGCTGGTTGCCGACCCGGGGCTACCTTTAAGCCGGGTGATGCGTTCCTTTGCCCCGGGTTCCTTTAACCTGGTGGCCATAGTGGGCCGGCAGGGCGGGCTGGAGGGGATCGTTACCGAAACGGAAGTCCTGGAGGAACTCCTCTCCGGCGGGAGTGCCACCACCCTCACCAGCCTGCTGAAAGGCCAAAAAAAGAATTGA
- the nifH gene encoding nitrogenase iron protein, which produces MTRKIAIYGKGGIGKSTTQQNTAAALAYFYGKKVLIHGCDPKADCTRLILGGKPQETVLDTIREYGEEALTVDRVVKTGFGGIKCVESGGPEPGVGCAGRGVITAINLMEEFGAYADDLDFVFFDVLGDVVCGGFAMPVREGKAQEIYIVASGEMMALYAANNICRGMIKYAEQSGVRLGGIICNSRNVDGEKELMTEFCAKIGTQMLHYIPRDNIVQKAEFNRQTVTQFDPECNQAREYKELARKIIENDMFVIPRPMTMDEMENLVVKFGLLN; this is translated from the coding sequence ATGACCCGCAAGATTGCCATCTACGGTAAGGGGGGTATCGGTAAATCGACCACCCAGCAGAATACCGCGGCCGCCCTGGCTTATTTCTACGGGAAAAAGGTTTTAATCCATGGTTGTGATCCCAAGGCGGACTGTACTCGCCTGATCCTGGGGGGGAAGCCCCAGGAAACGGTGCTGGATACCATCCGCGAATACGGCGAGGAAGCCTTAACGGTAGACAGGGTGGTTAAGACAGGTTTTGGCGGGATCAAATGCGTGGAATCCGGTGGGCCGGAACCCGGCGTTGGTTGCGCCGGCCGGGGCGTAATCACCGCCATCAACCTCATGGAAGAGTTCGGAGCCTATGCCGACGACCTGGATTTCGTTTTCTTTGATGTCCTGGGTGACGTTGTCTGCGGCGGTTTTGCCATGCCGGTGCGCGAGGGCAAGGCCCAGGAGATCTATATCGTCGCCTCGGGGGAGATGATGGCCCTTTATGCCGCCAACAATATCTGCCGGGGGATGATCAAGTATGCCGAACAGAGCGGGGTGCGGCTGGGAGGGATTATCTGCAACAGCCGCAACGTCGACGGCGAGAAGGAATTAATGACCGAGTTTTGCGCCAAGATCGGCACCCAGATGCTTCATTACATCCCCCGGGATAACATTGTCCAGAAGGCAGAGTTTAACCGCCAGACGGTTACCCAGTTCGACCCGGAATGCAACCAGGCCCGGGAGTATAAAGAACTGGCCCGCAAGATAATTGAAAACGATATGTTCGTCATACCCCGGCCCATGACCATGGACGAGATGGAGAACCTGGTGGTGAAATTCGGCCTGCTCAACTGA